The proteins below come from a single Pyramidobacter porci genomic window:
- a CDS encoding efflux RND transporter periplasmic adaptor subunit, translating to MKKRFCLIPLLTLAMPLFRPAPLAAAPAGPAYVRTKVLHADATIREGFTQNTSLEALQRVVLYPRVTGRLEKLTVAKGAVVEKGQQIAVLAHAEQDAQIAAARAAVARTRAEWANAQIELQRYQRLKKEGFSTQQLLDSKDTAYRSARAQYDAAKSDLDRLTVTRDEYIITASIAGTVLNDYALAPGAMLSPNTPVAELADLNVIKATFRVPEKRFYSVRPGMSVLLSLDALPREEFRAQIVKVDDYIDPQSRTAAVEAQLENAAAGDKLRPGMFGRAFVVEREAAGAFVVPTSALRLDRAADPENNELVLHDHGAAKVVKVKTGISQGVDVQILAGLKDGDEVIVFGGNALKDGDPVRLMQ from the coding sequence ATGAAAAAGCGTTTCTGTCTGATACCGCTGCTGACGCTGGCAATGCCTCTTTTTCGGCCGGCCCCGCTTGCGGCCGCCCCCGCCGGGCCGGCTTATGTGCGGACCAAAGTGCTGCACGCCGACGCGACGATCCGCGAGGGCTTCACGCAAAACACCTCGCTCGAGGCGCTTCAGCGCGTCGTCCTCTATCCGCGCGTCACGGGACGGCTGGAAAAACTGACCGTCGCCAAGGGCGCCGTCGTCGAAAAAGGCCAGCAGATCGCCGTCCTCGCCCACGCCGAGCAGGACGCCCAGATCGCCGCGGCCCGGGCCGCGGTCGCCCGCACTCGCGCCGAGTGGGCCAACGCGCAGATCGAGCTGCAGCGGTACCAACGTCTGAAAAAGGAAGGCTTCAGCACGCAGCAGCTGCTCGACAGCAAAGACACGGCCTACCGAAGTGCCCGCGCGCAGTACGATGCCGCTAAATCCGATCTGGACCGCCTCACGGTCACCCGCGACGAATACATCATCACCGCCTCGATCGCCGGCACCGTGCTGAACGATTACGCCCTCGCCCCCGGCGCCATGCTCTCCCCCAACACGCCCGTGGCGGAACTGGCCGACCTGAACGTTATCAAGGCGACCTTCCGCGTGCCGGAAAAGCGCTTTTATTCCGTCCGTCCGGGCATGTCCGTGCTTCTCTCTCTCGACGCCCTCCCCAGGGAAGAGTTCAGGGCGCAGATCGTTAAAGTCGACGATTACATCGATCCGCAGTCCCGCACCGCTGCCGTGGAAGCGCAGTTGGAGAACGCCGCGGCGGGCGACAAACTCCGCCCCGGCATGTTCGGCCGCGCCTTCGTCGTCGAACGGGAAGCCGCCGGCGCGTTCGTCGTGCCGACGAGCGCGCTGCGCCTCGACCGCGCCGCCGATCCGGAAAACAACGAACTGGTGCTGCACGACCATGGCGCGGCGAAAGTCGTCAAGGTCAAAACCGGCATCTCGCAGGGAGTCGACGTGCAGATCCTGGCGGGCCTGAAAGACGGCGACGAAGTGATCGTCTTCGGCGGCAACGCCCTCAAAGACGGCGATCCCGTCAGGCTGATGCAATAG
- a CDS encoding M18 family aminopeptidase, which translates to MKNDVSRRLIDFLDNSPTCYQAIENLSSQLRKKGYAPLRESERWTLERGGKYFVTRGESSLIAFRLPAGELRGFMLTASHSDSPTFKLRQNAEVPSAGNTVRLSVEGYGGAIMRSWLDKPLSVAGRVFVKEGAGIASKLIDIDRDLLVIPSLAIHMNREMNKGVELKANVDMLPLFAAAGEEGAFRRLVAEAAGVGADDVVSTELFLYPRTPGTLVGLNEEFIASPRLDDLECVFCCYTGFVESESEPSASAPLFCVFNNEEVGSGSRQGANSTFLEDTVGRICESLGMSADERGAAVADSFMISADNAHAIHPAHSEYADGNESPVLNGGVVIKYNAAQKYTTDGLSGAVFTRLCELAGVPVQRYSNRADLPGGSTLGNISGSHLSVPTVDIGLPQLAMHSCCEVGGVKDAEYLIEAARAFYGKSFRHGADGRIELE; encoded by the coding sequence ATGAAAAACGACGTTTCGCGGCGGCTGATCGACTTTCTCGACAACAGTCCCACGTGTTACCAGGCGATCGAAAATCTTTCTTCGCAACTGCGGAAAAAAGGCTACGCGCCGCTTCGCGAGTCCGAACGATGGACGCTCGAGCGCGGCGGCAAATATTTCGTAACGCGCGGCGAGTCGTCGCTGATCGCGTTCCGGCTCCCCGCGGGCGAGCTGCGCGGCTTCATGCTGACGGCCTCGCACAGCGACTCGCCGACGTTCAAGCTGCGCCAGAACGCCGAAGTGCCTTCCGCGGGCAATACGGTACGCCTCAGCGTCGAGGGCTACGGCGGGGCCATCATGCGCTCCTGGCTCGACAAGCCGCTGTCCGTGGCCGGGCGCGTCTTCGTCAAAGAGGGCGCGGGGATTGCCTCCAAACTGATCGACATCGACCGCGACCTGCTCGTCATCCCCAGCCTGGCCATCCACATGAACCGGGAAATGAACAAGGGCGTGGAGCTGAAAGCCAACGTCGACATGCTGCCGCTGTTTGCCGCGGCGGGCGAGGAGGGCGCGTTCCGCCGTCTGGTCGCCGAGGCCGCGGGCGTCGGCGCGGACGACGTGGTTTCGACGGAGCTGTTCCTTTATCCGCGTACGCCCGGCACGCTGGTGGGACTGAACGAAGAGTTCATCGCCTCGCCGCGGCTCGACGACCTCGAGTGCGTGTTCTGCTGCTACACCGGCTTTGTCGAGAGCGAAAGCGAACCGTCCGCCTCGGCGCCGTTGTTCTGCGTCTTCAACAACGAAGAGGTGGGCAGCGGCAGCCGCCAGGGTGCCAATTCCACCTTTTTGGAGGACACCGTCGGCCGCATCTGCGAAAGTCTGGGCATGAGCGCCGACGAGCGCGGCGCGGCCGTCGCCGACAGCTTCATGATTTCCGCCGACAACGCCCACGCGATCCATCCCGCCCATTCCGAATACGCCGACGGCAACGAGTCCCCGGTGCTGAACGGCGGCGTCGTCATCAAGTACAACGCCGCGCAGAAGTACACGACCGACGGCCTTTCCGGTGCGGTCTTCACGCGGCTGTGCGAACTGGCCGGCGTGCCGGTGCAGCGCTACAGCAACCGCGCCGACCTGCCGGGCGGTTCGACGCTGGGCAACATCAGCGGTTCGCACCTGTCGGTGCCGACGGTCGACATCGGCCTGCCGCAGCTGGCCATGCACAGCTGCTGCGAAGTGGGCGGCGTCAAGGACGCCGAATACCTGATCGAAGCCGCGCGCGCGTTCTACGGCAAAAGCTTCCGCCACGGCGCCGACGGACGAATCGAGCTGGAATGA
- the clpB gene encoding ATP-dependent chaperone ClpB: MNLNKLTQKSQEALSEAQNLAIQRGHQEVDVEHLTLALLSQKDGLIPSILEKTGANAAALSARVAQLLERKPRITGGYDKDRIYLSQNLSKVLTDAEKRAQALGDEYVSVEHLFAAILDLPGHPVAQLLAEGGVGADAFLKALESVRGGARVQSANPEETYEALKKYGIDLVEYARNDKLDPVIGRDDEILRVIQILSRKTKNNPVLIGEPGVGKTAIVEGLAQRILKGDVPEDLKNRTVFSLDMGSLIAGAKYRGEFEERLKAVINEVKRSEGRIILFIDEIHTIVGAGRTEGSMDAGNLLKPMLARGELHCIGATTIDEYRRNIEKDAALERRFQPVMVDPPSQEDAISILRGLKDRFQVYHGVRITDGAIVAAVTLSDRYISDRFLPDKAIDLIDEACAMVRTEINSMPSELDGVSRKVVRLEIEEAALKKEKDDASAARLAELQKELSDLKDRQKELTARYNSEKEKLTEVQRLRQKIEATKHDVETAERRYDLNKAAELQHGVLPQLQKELKEKEAALRGASGDGSLLRESVTENEISRIVSDWTGIPVAKLMEGEREKLLHLDDELHKGVIGQDEAVSLVADAIMRARAGIKDPRRPIGSFIFLGPTGVGKTELAKTLARTLFDSEDNMIRIDMSEYMEKYSVSRLLGAPPGYVGYDEGGQLTEAVRSKPYSVILFDEIEKAHPDVFNVMLQILDDGRVTDSHGRTVDFKNTVIIMTSNLGSDLLLEGVRDGTIPPDVRDGVMELLKSRFRPEFLNRVDDIVLFSPLDKAQLRKIVGLILNDLAKRLSERRITLNVSDAALDFITEHGYDPVFGARPLKRYISHNVETLAARYLIANSVVEGATLSIDVQDGRLALSAQPPRE, translated from the coding sequence ATGAACCTCAATAAACTGACGCAAAAATCCCAGGAAGCCCTGTCCGAAGCCCAGAACTTGGCCATCCAGCGCGGCCATCAGGAAGTCGATGTCGAGCACCTCACGCTCGCCCTGCTCTCCCAAAAGGACGGGCTGATCCCCTCGATCCTCGAGAAGACCGGCGCCAACGCGGCGGCTCTGAGCGCCCGCGTGGCCCAGCTTTTGGAGCGCAAGCCGCGGATCACCGGCGGCTACGACAAAGACCGCATCTATCTTTCTCAGAACCTGTCGAAAGTTCTGACCGACGCCGAGAAAAGGGCGCAGGCGCTTGGCGACGAATACGTTTCCGTCGAGCACCTGTTCGCGGCGATCCTCGACCTGCCCGGTCATCCCGTCGCCCAGCTGCTGGCCGAGGGCGGCGTCGGCGCGGACGCGTTCCTGAAAGCGCTCGAGAGCGTGCGCGGCGGCGCGCGCGTGCAGAGCGCCAATCCGGAAGAAACCTACGAAGCCCTGAAAAAATACGGCATCGACCTCGTCGAGTACGCCCGGAACGACAAGCTCGACCCCGTCATCGGCCGCGACGACGAGATCCTGCGCGTGATCCAGATCCTCAGCCGCAAGACCAAGAACAACCCCGTGCTGATCGGCGAACCCGGCGTCGGCAAGACCGCCATCGTCGAAGGGCTGGCGCAGCGCATCCTCAAGGGCGACGTGCCCGAGGACCTGAAAAACCGCACCGTCTTCTCCCTCGACATGGGATCCCTGATCGCCGGCGCCAAGTACCGCGGCGAATTCGAAGAGCGCCTCAAGGCCGTCATCAACGAAGTGAAGCGCAGCGAAGGCCGCATCATCCTCTTCATCGACGAGATCCACACCATCGTCGGCGCCGGCAGGACCGAAGGCTCGATGGACGCCGGCAACCTGCTCAAGCCGATGCTGGCGCGCGGCGAACTGCACTGCATCGGCGCCACGACCATCGACGAGTACCGCAGGAACATCGAGAAGGACGCCGCGCTCGAGCGCCGCTTCCAGCCCGTGATGGTCGATCCGCCCTCCCAGGAGGACGCCATTTCGATTTTGCGCGGCCTGAAAGACCGCTTCCAGGTCTATCACGGCGTGCGCATCACCGACGGCGCCATCGTCGCCGCCGTCACGCTTTCGGACCGCTACATCAGCGACCGTTTCCTGCCCGACAAGGCCATCGACCTGATCGACGAAGCCTGCGCCATGGTGCGCACGGAGATCAACTCCATGCCTTCAGAGCTGGACGGCGTTTCGCGCAAAGTCGTGCGTCTGGAGATCGAGGAAGCGGCGCTGAAAAAGGAAAAGGACGACGCCAGCGCCGCCCGCCTGGCCGAGCTGCAGAAAGAGCTTTCCGACCTGAAAGACCGCCAGAAGGAGCTGACGGCGCGCTACAATTCCGAAAAGGAAAAGCTGACGGAAGTGCAGCGGCTGCGCCAGAAGATCGAAGCGACCAAACACGACGTCGAGACGGCGGAACGCCGGTACGACCTGAACAAGGCCGCCGAGCTCCAGCACGGCGTGCTGCCCCAGCTCCAGAAAGAACTGAAAGAAAAAGAAGCCGCCCTGCGCGGCGCTTCGGGCGACGGTTCGCTGCTGCGCGAGTCGGTGACGGAAAACGAGATCTCGCGCATCGTCAGCGACTGGACGGGGATCCCCGTCGCCAAGCTGATGGAAGGCGAGCGGGAAAAACTCCTCCACCTCGACGACGAGCTTCACAAGGGCGTGATCGGCCAGGACGAGGCCGTTTCGCTGGTCGCCGACGCGATCATGAGAGCGCGGGCCGGCATCAAGGACCCGCGCCGCCCCATCGGCTCTTTCATCTTCCTCGGCCCCACCGGCGTCGGCAAGACCGAACTGGCCAAAACACTGGCGCGGACGCTTTTCGACAGCGAAGACAACATGATCCGCATCGACATGTCCGAGTACATGGAGAAGTACTCCGTCTCCCGCCTGCTCGGCGCGCCGCCCGGATACGTGGGTTACGACGAGGGCGGCCAGCTCACCGAGGCCGTGCGCAGCAAACCGTACAGCGTTATCCTCTTCGACGAGATCGAAAAAGCCCATCCCGACGTGTTCAACGTCATGCTCCAGATCCTCGACGATGGGCGTGTCACCGACAGCCACGGCCGCACCGTCGACTTCAAGAACACCGTCATCATCATGACCAGCAACCTCGGCTCCGACCTGCTGCTCGAAGGCGTGCGCGACGGGACGATCCCGCCGGACGTCAGGGACGGCGTCATGGAACTGTTGAAAAGCCGCTTCCGCCCCGAATTCCTCAACCGCGTCGACGACATCGTGCTCTTCTCGCCGCTGGACAAGGCGCAGCTCCGCAAGATCGTCGGACTGATCCTGAACGATCTCGCCAAGCGCCTCAGCGAGCGCCGCATCACCCTCAACGTCAGCGACGCGGCGCTTGATTTCATCACCGAACACGGCTACGACCCCGTTTTCGGCGCCCGTCCGCTGAAACGCTACATCAGCCACAACGTCGAAACGCTCGCGGCGCGCTACCTGATCGCCAATTCCGTCGTCGAAGGCGCCACGCTCTCCATCGACGTGCAGGACGGCCGCCTCGCGCTTTCCGCGCAGCCGCCCCGGGAATAG